The window GAGTTAAATCAAATTAAGTGTATACTGTATGATTCATTTGTGTTTAAGTGTCAAATTGATAAGAGATATGGTACATTTGGTGGAGGTATTGTATTAGACGATCATGAAAGTATTTTAATTAATTTCTTTGGTAAGAAGCTCTCACTAAATTCTGATGAACTATCCATTAAAAGTAATCTTGATATTATAGACCATTATTGTAGATTAAGATTACCCAATAAATTTATAGAAATGTATAATCAGTCCTATTAGTCGATAAGTGATGGCGTTTGCCACTAATATCGTAAAAAACTATAGAGCATAGCCAGCTTCACCAAGATAAATAATAGGAGGCTACTATGAATAATGATGAAATATTAATGATCATCAGAGAAGAAGGTTTAAATTATTATAATTGGTATAATAGCAAAAAAGTCAAATGTAATCAGGTTTGCATTGATTTAAAAGATGACCATTGGATCGTGTTTACCACTGATGAAAGACAACATAGAATATCAGAAAATGCTTTTGATAATGAAAACGATGCCTTACAAGAATTCATTAAAAGGTTGAGGGCAAGTAATAGGCGAAGA is drawn from Vallitalea pronyensis and contains these coding sequences:
- a CDS encoding Imm59 family immunity protein codes for the protein MNNDEILMIIREEGLNYYNWYNSKKVKCNQVCIDLKDDHWIVFTTDERQHRISENAFDNENDALQEFIKRLRASNRRRKKRN